Genomic DNA from Acipenser ruthenus chromosome 41, fAciRut3.2 maternal haplotype, whole genome shotgun sequence:
CATGTagttatctataaacttcagcaGATTAGCTGATGATATTTCTGATAATACTTCCAAATCTATTTCACTTATCGGGACATATTTTTAAAGACTTTActactgtttttcattatttccTGTTTTTGTGAAGGATGAAAATTCAACAGTAATGTACAACACTGAGAAACAATTTGAGTGTGATTAAGAGACCGTCAATTGCATGACTTAGATGTAAAGTCAATCAGTGTGTTTCTGCTTTCAgaaaataggagttaaagactggagcgaattatttgaaaataaggaCCGTAGTTGACAAAAGCGCCCCTACCTGCATAGCTGATTCTTTGAACATGCAATGTGTGATTCACTAGACATGTGATTTCAGTGCCAGTGTTCCACATTCCCTTTTCAAACTGCAGGCTGGCGTTCTTGCTATAGGTCCCGTCCGAGTTCAACATGAATGATCCTTGTTCCTCAGGTTCCTCAGTTTCCTCAGGTTCCCCGGATGGGGAGTAAACCCAGGACAGGTTCAGATCACGAGGGTAAAAACCCACGGCGCTGCAAATCAGGGATCGTCTCTCATTCACTGAACGAGCGAGGAGTCGGATTTCTGGGGTAGCTGATAAGAATTTATACAACAACATCAATATAGCATATTGGTCAATAATAATGAAGAAATGTAGCTCCACTCAGAATATATCAGCACTTTAATTCTACGTGCCTTTTTCCCAACTCAAAATGTTATCTATCAATTatccaatcaatcaataaaaaacaaacaataaataagattagctcaattaattaattaaaatgcatatatatatatatatatatatatatatatatatatatatatatatatatatatatacatattacttGTTTTAAGAGATTGCTTAACAGATGTAATAATGGAGAATGGTGCTTAATAAAAAGCATGACCAAAGTGTTTGTTCTGTCACTATATGCAGGGTTTTCTATATGCTGAACATATCTTTCACGTGTGCTGTGTTAGTTTAAAATGCATTCTGCTCATAAGAAAAGCTTCGATggcaggtttatacattttataaaggTTTATAACAGTATTTTGCTGGCTTTTCATAAAGCAAGGGTTAGTTGCAAAGGGGAAGACTGTACTAAGTTTTTGTTAACATGGTTGTGTGAAAGTAATTTCCAAATATCTTCAATAAATCATGTCTGGTTAGTAAACTGAAGTCAAACAACATTTTTTGTAGGTCATTTAATTCACTAGAAGTAATATTTACTCCTCAACGTAGCATTACAATGGGGCtatagtgttaaataaaatagtctgtttgtttgttgttgttgttgttgtcgatgttggaaatactgtacaaacaaacactgacaaaTAGACATGAAAAACCACCACTGACAAAGCAGTTGTATTTTATACAGATAGATATTTACCTTTCACAAAAAGTAATGTTTTGTTCACAATCTGCTCTTCCGCAGCTGTGTAAAAATACGCCTTACAGCTGTACTCTCCGTCATCGTACGTGCTGACATTATCGATGGTGAGGATTGTGTAGCTGTGATTTTCACGCTGGAAATGAGATATTCTGCTGGTGTTTTTGACAGGCTGTTCTTTGTAATCTCTCTTCGGGTATGCTGGTTTCATGTACCAGTAGTATATAAACCTCTCCAATCCAGTCTGGTTCTTAAGAGCGCAAGTAAGGTTCACAGTCTGTCCTGGAGCGACTGTAAGAGACTGCTGGTACTGAAGAACGTGTACAGCGATACACGCAGGGGcacctgttaataataataataataataataataataataataataataataataataatacacgacGAATATTTTGATTTTCAATATTTTCTGATAAACAAATACGTAATAAAATTgaatattgtattaatttaaagaaatattGAGAACAGCAATAGCCTACAACtagaaatgtgaaataataatactattaataatactaataataaaattaatgaaTAACCTGGGTTATTTTGGTGATCAATAACAAAACATGACCAATACATTTGATTTGTGTCATTATTTGCAGAAACACTTGAATAGGGTTTATGCTGAACATTAACATAAGTGCGCTATGCTGGTTTAAAATCTGCAGATAGGAAAAGGGTCCATTTGATGCACGTTTATAAATGAACGCTAATGATGTGTGATCAACGTTTAATAAACCATTATTAATAAAATGCGTGTGCCGTAAATGCGTATTAATAGAATCTGAAACAAAAAGTGTATTCATggtttataaattataaattattgaTCCTGATTTAAGGTTAATTTAAGTATCTATAttaataaacaattaaattatgAATGAAGTTCTTGTCTTTTGTAAATCCTAAAGATCGTTTTATAAGCAAATGCtgaactgtaaaaaaagaaaaaggtttgtcTGCTTTATCATACAGTGGTGTGTAAATTTATTCGAACGCCCCTTTGCTTCTGTAGTTTATCGGACTCCATTCTTGACAAAGTAGCAACTATACAAAAGCAAGTCTGTGGATACAACGTCATGAAAATTTGAATCAAATTACACCGGAGACTTTGAGAAAGTACACAGACACAATGCCAAGAAGATGCCAAGCTGTTACTGATGCCAAAGGTGGCCGTACTAAATATTAGCATTAAAGACATTTTCAGACATGGCTGTGTTTTTAGTTCCTAATTAATTTCATGTAAGATGTGTTTGCAAAATGAATAATGTCTGTAgcaaattaatttgttttgtgtgaaAAGCTCAATAaataactactgtatatatatatatatatatatatatatatatatatatatatatatatatataatcatgcaCGCAATAGAAACATAACATAAAGGTCATGTTTctacatataacacacaaatactaCTCACTTAGCCAGATTAACATGAAAAATAAGTTTGCCGCTTTGTAGAGTTCCATCGCTATGAACCAAGGGTTGAACAATTTTCGTTATAAACTAAAATTAGAATCTCCTCTGAGTCGTATTAAAAAAAACCGTTACCCACTCTTTAATGAGGTGGTCTTCCTGTAAGGCGCGGCTTGCGTTTAGATTCATTTCAGGTGTGAAAATGAAACGTGGTCTAATCAAACGATCTAGAACAGCGGTAGATCTAAATACCAACGTCCggtaaataatataaataacatcTGTCTCACGTTCACATGTTTCTACATACAAAACGCACACTAAAATACATTGTAATTTCAATTTCCCATAAAAGGAAGTGACCTTTAGAGTGTATTTCGTTTCAGCAAACTTAAGTTAAGATTATGAacctttttttgtagttttcgTTTTAGCATCATGACTTGTGAAAATGATATATCTGAAGTTTAAAGAAAGTTTTTTCTATGGTCTGTTAATTGCATTGGAGATGGTTCTCTTCCCTGTAATTGGGTACAGCTATCTATTATCTCCTGGACATGCTTGTgcggtagctcacacagggtagtgttGCGTGCAGAACTCGTAATTTACGTAGTGTTTTGaccctcaacacccctaccaGGTGACTAtaataccccacgaaccttaggtttagggttaggttattgtcaAACAATTGAATTCGTTTTAGTActtatcatgtgatcgggctgtagAATATAATGGGGACCtctattacgagttgcgcacgcagcactaccatgtgtgagctacgctgtgggggCCTGCTTTcggcagcaata
This window encodes:
- the LOC131709011 gene encoding uncharacterized protein LOC131709011, coding for MKPAYPKRDYKEQPVKNTSRISHFQRENHSYTILTIDNVSTYDDGEYSCKAYFYTAAEEQIVNKTLLFVKATPEIRLLARSVNERRSLICSAVGFYPRDLNLSWVYSPSGEPEETEEPEEQGSFMLNSDGTYSKNASLQFEKGMWNTGTEITCLVNHTLHVQRISYAVSSETEMSDSVTLTCSTLSPYPPRVTLSWDSPPGGPRSSQRGPPSLIQDGIYSTNASLQIERSRWDDGFEVACVLKPRLSDERIIDDGNHGKWYYRFLIVLVGSLFVMLLMVCALKRLPADQKPHRRHNNGDEKSQCGDDLHYTNIQYKKQETAM